A portion of the Saccharospirillaceae bacterium genome contains these proteins:
- the trmL gene encoding tRNA (uridine(34)/cytosine(34)/5-carboxymethylaminomethyluridine(34)-2'-O)-methyltransferase TrmL: MFNIVLFEPEIPPNTGNIIRLCANTGCQLHLIEPLGFNMEEKALRRAGLDYHEWANVRIHKSFEEFMATEQPDILYCLTTKGKTTHSEVRFKKGEYLMFGPETRGLPENIRLQFPVEQWLRLPMMADSRSMNLSNCVSVMVYEAWRQIGYDGAL; encoded by the coding sequence ATGTTTAACATCGTTTTATTCGAGCCTGAAATTCCACCCAATACTGGTAACATCATTCGTTTGTGTGCCAATACCGGTTGCCAGCTGCACCTGATAGAGCCTCTTGGTTTCAATATGGAGGAAAAGGCTTTGCGTCGTGCCGGACTCGATTACCACGAGTGGGCCAACGTCAGAATTCATAAAAGCTTTGAAGAATTCATGGCTACTGAACAGCCAGATATCCTCTATTGCCTGACGACCAAGGGAAAGACTACCCATTCCGAAGTTCGTTTTAAAAAAGGCGAATACCTGATGTTTGGCCCGGAAACACGTGGGTTACCCGAAAATATCAGATTGCAGTTTCCGGTTGAGCAATGGTTGCGCCTGCCAATGATGGCTGACAGTCGCAGTATGAACTTATCAAATTGTGTCTCTGTAATGGTGTACGAAGCCTGGCGCCAGATTGGTTATGACGGTGCTTTATAA
- the secB gene encoding protein-export chaperone SecB, giving the protein MAENQAQFALQRIYTKDVSFEAPNAPAAFTKEWKPEIKLDLNSGARKLDEQHFEVTIKVTITATNAEETAFLVELEQAGLFTIANIPEEQLQPMLGAMCPNILFPYLRESVDSLVVKGGFPALMLAPINFDALYQQRVMQEQQAQADNKEGTETIQ; this is encoded by the coding sequence ATGGCAGAGAACCAAGCACAATTCGCACTGCAGCGTATTTACACCAAGGACGTTTCTTTTGAAGCGCCGAATGCACCCGCTGCTTTCACAAAAGAGTGGAAGCCAGAGATTAAACTTGATCTCAACTCCGGTGCCCGTAAATTGGACGAGCAGCACTTTGAAGTCACCATCAAAGTAACCATTACTGCGACAAATGCTGAAGAAACTGCATTTCTGGTGGAGCTAGAACAGGCTGGTTTGTTCACTATTGCTAATATCCCTGAGGAACAATTGCAGCCAATGCTGGGAGCGATGTGTCCGAACATCCTGTTCCCTTATCTGCGTGAGAGTGTTGATAGCCTGGTGGTAAAAGGTGGTTTCCCGGCTCTGATGCTGGCACCGATTAATTTTGACGCCTTGTATCAGCAGCGTGTTATGCAGGAACAACAGGCTCAGGCTGACAACAAAGAAGGTACAGAGACCATTCAATGA
- a CDS encoding rhodanese-like domain-containing protein — translation MDQLFEFIGNHWWLVGIWGAFLAALLWDNNQRAGQTVSTAQATQLINKENAVVLDIRDKGEFGKGHLANALNIPYASLANRMNELTIHKENPIILVCKTGQTVSMAGKMLREQGYNAVRLSGGMMEWNAQNLPVVKK, via the coding sequence ATGGATCAGCTTTTCGAATTCATTGGCAATCACTGGTGGTTAGTGGGTATCTGGGGTGCATTTCTCGCAGCGCTGCTGTGGGATAACAATCAGCGTGCCGGTCAGACGGTATCAACGGCTCAAGCTACTCAACTGATTAACAAGGAAAACGCCGTGGTGCTGGATATTCGTGACAAAGGCGAATTTGGTAAGGGCCATCTGGCAAATGCCCTGAACATTCCTTACGCCAGTCTGGCAAACCGCATGAATGAGTTAACCATCCATAAAGAAAACCCCATCATTCTGGTATGTAAAACCGGTCAGACGGTGAGCATGGCAGGTAAAATGTTGCGTGAACAGGGCTACAATGCAGTACGCCTGAGCGGTGGCATGATGGAGTGGAATGCACAAAATCTGCCTGTGGTTAAGAAGTAA
- the gpmI gene encoding 2,3-bisphosphoglycerate-independent phosphoglycerate mutase: MTSRPTPTALIILDGWGHREETEHNAIANASTPTWNRLLEQYPNALVQTSGAAVGLPDGQMGNSEVGHMNLGAGRIVYQNYTRINKTIADNELRNNEALVAAMDKAIAADAAVHFVGLLSPGGVHSHEDHLIALLEMAKAKGVKRSNVHGILDGRDMPPRSAEPSIKLIEEKLEEVGNGKLATLIGRFYSMDRDNRWDRVEAGYTAMTEGKAPFTAANGIDALQAAYDRDENDEFVQATVIGDADAQVKDGDSIIFFNFRPDRARELTRAFVEGADFDGFERTITPKLSEFVMMTEYAATIPASCAFPPEKLVNGIGEYVSSLGLKQLRIAETEKYAHVTFFFSGGREELYEGETRELIQSPDVATYDLQPEMSAPEVTDKLVAAIRSQEYDLIICNYANGDMVGHTGSYEATLKAAEAIDASLKRVTEALLAVGGECLITADHGNAEMMVDDQGRPMTQHTTGPVDMIYVHDRDQPLDLKPGRLCDVSPTLLAMMGLEQPAEMAGDTLIDFS, encoded by the coding sequence ATGACGTCACGTCCTACTCCGACTGCACTGATCATCCTGGATGGCTGGGGCCATCGTGAAGAGACCGAACACAATGCGATCGCCAATGCTTCTACCCCAACCTGGAACCGTTTGTTAGAGCAATATCCAAATGCGCTGGTACAAACATCGGGTGCTGCGGTGGGTTTGCCAGATGGTCAGATGGGTAATTCGGAAGTGGGTCACATGAACCTCGGTGCCGGACGTATCGTTTATCAGAACTATACCCGCATTAACAAAACCATTGCCGACAACGAGCTACGAAATAACGAAGCACTGGTAGCAGCCATGGATAAAGCCATTGCCGCCGACGCAGCGGTACACTTTGTTGGTCTGTTATCTCCCGGTGGCGTGCACAGCCATGAGGATCACTTGATCGCATTGCTGGAAATGGCGAAAGCCAAAGGCGTAAAGCGCTCCAATGTACATGGCATTCTGGATGGGCGTGATATGCCACCTCGTTCCGCCGAACCGTCGATCAAACTGATTGAGGAAAAGCTGGAAGAAGTTGGTAATGGCAAGCTGGCGACGCTGATTGGACGTTTCTATTCAATGGATCGCGACAACCGCTGGGACCGGGTGGAAGCTGGCTATACCGCCATGACCGAAGGTAAGGCGCCATTCACTGCTGCGAATGGCATCGACGCATTACAGGCGGCTTATGACCGCGACGAGAACGACGAATTTGTTCAGGCGACCGTTATTGGTGACGCCGATGCTCAAGTGAAAGATGGCGATAGCATTATCTTTTTTAACTTTCGGCCGGATCGTGCCCGTGAGCTGACCCGCGCTTTTGTAGAGGGTGCGGACTTCGACGGCTTTGAACGCACGATCACACCCAAGCTATCCGAATTTGTAATGATGACAGAGTATGCCGCAACCATTCCGGCCAGCTGCGCATTCCCACCGGAAAAACTGGTTAACGGCATCGGCGAATACGTTTCTAGCCTGGGGCTGAAACAATTACGCATTGCAGAAACCGAAAAATACGCCCACGTCACGTTTTTCTTCTCGGGTGGCCGCGAAGAACTGTACGAAGGCGAAACCCGTGAGTTAATCCAATCTCCGGATGTCGCGACTTACGATTTACAGCCGGAAATGAGTGCACCTGAAGTCACCGACAAACTGGTCGCTGCGATTCGTTCACAAGAATACGACCTGATCATCTGCAACTATGCCAACGGCGATATGGTCGGTCACACCGGGAGTTACGAAGCAACTTTGAAAGCAGCTGAGGCCATCGATGCCAGCCTGAAACGCGTTACCGAAGCGTTGCTGGCAGTGGGAGGCGAGTGTCTGATCACCGCCGACCACGGTAACGCTGAAATGATGGTGGATGATCAGGGTCGCCCTATGACCCAGCACACCACTGGCCCGGTTGATATGATTTACGTGCATGATCGTGATCAACCGCTGGATCTTAAACCTGGCCGTCTGTGTGATGTATCCCCGACACTACTGGCTATGATGGGCCTGGAGCAGCCTGCAGAAATGGCCGGTGATACGTTAATCGACTTTTCCTGA
- a CDS encoding peptidoglycan DD-metalloendopeptidase family protein, with amino-acid sequence MFKYPTLLLTALLLCGKAVANDEQQLSNLKQEIKKLEQWLNTARDEHSQLDQALRKSDLEIAELLKKIERTRTELKEEQSRLKKLRLEQSQLRELKQQHRQHLGEQLRSAQKLGDQGPLKLLLNQNDPQQAQRMMRYFDYFNVARIKNIQRLLAELQHLDTIAEQILQQERKLQQSESRLLKQNRALTTRKQAQKKLLASLSKQLSSKEQRLRRKQTDRKRLEKLLGEVQNLISNSPRKNDERPFRAMKGKLPRPASGRISKAFGNRRDQHARWDGWLINTLEGQKVRAVHHGRVVFSDWLRGFGLITIIDHGHGYLSLYAHNQTLFHDVGTWVNQGDTLALSGINQDSGKANLYFEIRHQGRPQDPAVWLKRR; translated from the coding sequence ATGTTCAAATACCCGACGCTTTTACTCACCGCCCTGCTGCTCTGCGGTAAGGCGGTCGCTAATGATGAACAACAACTGAGTAATCTGAAGCAGGAAATCAAAAAGCTCGAACAGTGGCTGAACACTGCGCGTGATGAACACAGCCAACTGGATCAGGCGTTACGCAAATCCGACCTGGAAATTGCCGAGCTCCTGAAAAAAATTGAACGCACGCGCACCGAGCTTAAGGAGGAGCAATCCCGCCTAAAAAAGCTCCGTCTGGAGCAAAGCCAGCTCCGTGAACTAAAGCAGCAACATCGACAGCATTTGGGCGAGCAACTGCGCTCGGCGCAAAAACTGGGAGATCAGGGACCGCTGAAGCTGCTGTTGAATCAGAACGATCCACAACAAGCACAGCGCATGATGCGCTACTTCGACTACTTCAACGTTGCCCGTATCAAAAATATTCAGCGTTTACTGGCAGAACTGCAGCATCTCGACACCATCGCCGAGCAGATATTGCAACAAGAGCGGAAACTGCAACAAAGTGAGAGCCGCCTGCTGAAGCAAAATCGGGCATTAACCACCCGCAAACAGGCGCAAAAGAAACTACTCGCCAGTTTATCGAAACAACTTTCCAGCAAAGAGCAACGATTACGGCGTAAACAAACGGACCGGAAACGACTGGAAAAGTTACTCGGCGAAGTACAGAACCTGATCAGCAATAGCCCCCGTAAGAACGATGAAAGACCTTTTCGTGCCATGAAAGGAAAGTTACCCAGACCGGCCAGCGGTCGCATCAGCAAAGCATTCGGCAACCGCCGTGATCAGCACGCACGCTGGGATGGCTGGCTGATTAATACTCTGGAAGGACAAAAGGTACGTGCAGTTCATCATGGCCGCGTCGTGTTTTCCGACTGGCTGCGTGGTTTTGGTCTGATTACGATTATTGACCACGGTCATGGCTACCTCAGCCTGTACGCTCATAACCAGACGCTTTTCCACGACGTGGGTACCTGGGTGAATCAGGGAGATACTCTCGCTCTGTCAGGTATCAATCAAGACAGTGGCAAAGCTAATCTGTATTTTGAAATCCGCCACCAGGGACGACCACAGGACCCGGCCGTTTGGCTGAAACGACGCTAA
- a CDS encoding S41 family peptidase, which translates to MPMFSAPSLNLIRSVIIGLALAPAAFAEPPAQQNIGHEVEVPGKLPLRELRNFTEIFERIRTSYVEEVDDKTLLEYAIQGMLTSLDPHSAYLQPEAFSDLQENTSGKFGGLGIEVGMEDGLIRVVTPIDDTPAQRVGIKSGDLIVTLDGEAVMGMTLSDAVDRMRGAPGSEITLEVRRKNEKELLTFTLERAEIKVASVRTEMLSGDIGYVRITQFQEKTGPELNKAVEQWTSDDQPLNGIILDMRNNPGGVLDAAVEVVDAFVSEGLIVYTKGRAQNSELRFSATEHTVAADIPVVVLINGGSASASEIVAGALQDHKRAVIVGTRSFGKGSVQSVLPITNDEAIKLTTARYFTPDGRSIQAHGIEPDIRVEQSEVTPYENRFYKESDLPGHLKNSEDDNEASEPQTEDTGDTIGPNELLKKDFQLYEAHTLLRGVTILSPTSGKTSAKRSATDNGKNSTLSEANSQQP; encoded by the coding sequence ATGCCCATGTTTTCAGCGCCGTCCTTAAACCTGATCCGCTCCGTTATTATTGGCCTGGCTCTGGCCCCGGCCGCTTTCGCAGAGCCACCAGCACAGCAGAACATTGGCCATGAAGTCGAGGTACCGGGGAAACTGCCGCTGCGTGAACTGCGCAACTTCACTGAAATCTTTGAGCGCATCCGTACTTCCTATGTTGAGGAAGTGGATGACAAAACGCTGCTGGAATATGCGATTCAGGGCATGCTGACTTCCCTCGACCCACACTCGGCGTACCTTCAACCGGAGGCATTCAGCGATCTTCAGGAGAATACCTCAGGTAAATTCGGTGGTCTTGGTATTGAAGTGGGTATGGAAGATGGGCTGATCCGTGTTGTAACCCCGATTGACGACACACCGGCTCAACGCGTTGGTATTAAAAGTGGCGATCTGATTGTCACTCTTGACGGAGAGGCGGTCATGGGCATGACATTAAGTGATGCCGTTGATCGTATGCGCGGTGCGCCCGGCTCCGAAATCACTTTGGAAGTGCGCCGCAAAAATGAGAAAGAACTACTGACATTCACGCTTGAGCGCGCCGAAATCAAAGTCGCGAGTGTTCGCACAGAAATGCTCAGTGGAGATATCGGCTACGTCCGAATTACCCAATTTCAGGAAAAAACAGGGCCGGAGCTGAACAAAGCTGTCGAGCAGTGGACCTCTGACGATCAGCCACTGAACGGCATAATTCTCGACATGCGCAATAATCCGGGTGGCGTTCTCGACGCTGCGGTGGAAGTTGTCGATGCCTTTGTCAGCGAAGGGTTGATTGTCTATACCAAAGGCCGTGCGCAGAATTCCGAATTACGTTTCTCCGCCACCGAACACACAGTCGCCGCTGATATTCCCGTGGTCGTACTGATCAATGGCGGCTCAGCTTCTGCATCTGAAATTGTTGCCGGTGCTTTACAGGATCATAAAAGAGCGGTGATTGTTGGTACCCGTTCGTTCGGTAAAGGCTCAGTACAAAGCGTACTTCCTATTACCAATGATGAAGCAATCAAGCTCACTACGGCACGTTACTTTACCCCGGATGGTCGTTCGATCCAGGCACACGGTATTGAACCCGATATCCGGGTAGAACAAAGCGAAGTAACACCGTATGAAAATCGTTTCTACAAAGAATCCGATCTGCCTGGACACTTGAAAAATTCGGAAGACGACAATGAAGCGTCTGAGCCGCAGACGGAAGATACCGGCGATACCATTGGACCGAATGAGCTACTGAAAAAAGACTTTCAATTGTACGAAGCTCACACCTTGTTGCGTGGTGTAACGATTTTGTCGCCGACCTCTGGCAAGACTTCCGCAAAACGTTCTGCAACTGACAATGGTAAAAACAGCACCCTGTCTGAGGCGAACTCTCAACAACCATGA
- a CDS encoding divergent polysaccharide deacetylase family protein, giving the protein MIMLYQKPGWLPGFFFAFFIALLSATFASATAADNSEVNLIIIIDDIGNNKKLGQRTLALPGPLNLAFLPHTPFARSLAKQARSRGHSIMLHSPMANKNNAQLGPGAMTSEMNEQQWRQTLLDNLEAVPLAKGVNNHMGSLLTENPKAMSVVMQTLQQQGMFFVDSLTTARSVASQHAAAAGLPYLTRDVFLDHVVAPKAISRQFDKAVNLAKSRGIAVVIGHPYPETLEFLEAKLNHSGQPPIKLHSAHQYLYDRLWNEVPGPSSRYHLKPFKQPDL; this is encoded by the coding sequence ATGATCATGCTCTACCAAAAGCCGGGCTGGCTGCCCGGCTTTTTTTTCGCCTTTTTCATCGCACTGTTGTCAGCAACCTTTGCCTCTGCAACCGCCGCTGACAACAGCGAAGTGAACCTGATTATTATTATTGATGATATTGGTAATAATAAAAAACTGGGACAACGCACGCTGGCATTACCGGGCCCACTCAATCTTGCTTTTCTGCCTCATACACCATTCGCCCGATCATTAGCCAAGCAGGCCCGAAGTCGAGGCCACAGCATCATGCTGCACTCACCCATGGCAAACAAAAACAACGCGCAATTAGGGCCTGGCGCAATGACCTCAGAGATGAACGAACAACAGTGGCGTCAAACTCTGCTGGATAACCTTGAGGCCGTGCCATTGGCCAAAGGCGTCAATAATCACATGGGCAGCTTGCTGACAGAAAACCCCAAAGCCATGTCAGTGGTTATGCAAACGCTACAACAACAAGGCATGTTCTTTGTTGACAGTCTCACGACAGCCCGCAGCGTTGCTTCTCAACACGCGGCAGCGGCTGGATTACCCTACCTGACGCGCGATGTTTTTCTTGATCATGTCGTGGCACCAAAGGCAATATCGCGCCAATTCGACAAAGCGGTCAATCTTGCAAAAAGCCGCGGTATTGCGGTAGTGATAGGCCACCCGTACCCGGAAACACTGGAGTTTCTCGAGGCAAAGTTGAACCATTCGGGCCAACCTCCGATTAAACTCCACAGTGCACATCAATACCTGTACGATCGTCTCTGGAACGAGGTACCCGGTCCGTCTTCACGCTATCATCTGAAGCCTTTTAAACAGCCGGATTTGTAA
- a CDS encoding c-type cytochrome — MRNSVFWLLCLVSPMTLATDDYTIELYDLYCTSCHAIDASGAPQAFTDEWEDVLDKGMAETVNNAIAGVGNMPAMGTCNECTPEDIEALVRYMATEK; from the coding sequence ATGCGCAATTCTGTGTTCTGGCTGCTGTGCCTGGTCAGCCCGATGACCCTGGCAACCGACGATTACACCATTGAACTTTACGACCTGTATTGCACGTCTTGTCATGCTATTGATGCATCTGGCGCTCCTCAGGCATTTACCGACGAATGGGAAGATGTGCTGGACAAAGGCATGGCAGAAACGGTCAACAACGCCATTGCAGGTGTTGGCAATATGCCAGCGATGGGTACTTGTAACGAATGCACGCCAGAAGATATTGAAGCGCTGGTGCGTTATATGGCGACGGAGAAATAA
- a CDS encoding FAD-binding protein, with the protein MNFDRIPMSRRNLLKTAGIGLLAGGTTTACSNQEKKAAPAGIIGKDGRRVLPWSNWSGNQNCQPNERWVPKNEEQLLDAIRNANQNIRAVGSGHSFSGLVPTNQTLLSLARLRGIENVNPETMEADVWAGTRLSQIGKKLWKHDMSMLNMSDIDSQAFGGALATSTHGTGKDLGSLSTQVTQLRIADAAGNITECSPSNNADLFNAARNNLGALGIVTKARIKADKAYYLKEHSWMMSKDEGLERAEELRDKHRHYEMYALPHGDYMLGISLDKVEEKDIPTEQPKASGDAYEAFRMLSNVIDYAPFLRAWLVNMGASGVEPETRYGKSWEIYGNLRDIRFNEMEYTVPAEVGPQCLREILDTIEKQNIPVVFPIEARYIQGDDVWLSPFYQRDGFAISCHNFHDKDYKKYFAAIEPIFWKYDGRPHWGKIHTLNANEFAARYDRFDDFKRIRQEMDPDGRFMNDHLRYTLGV; encoded by the coding sequence ATGAATTTTGATCGTATTCCAATGAGTCGCCGTAACCTGCTGAAAACCGCAGGGATCGGCTTACTGGCAGGTGGCACAACCACCGCATGCTCTAATCAGGAAAAGAAAGCAGCACCCGCTGGCATCATCGGTAAGGATGGAAGACGCGTATTACCCTGGAGCAACTGGTCGGGTAACCAGAATTGTCAGCCAAACGAGCGCTGGGTACCTAAAAATGAAGAACAGCTGCTGGATGCCATTCGCAACGCCAACCAGAATATTCGTGCCGTTGGATCGGGCCATAGCTTCTCCGGTTTAGTGCCTACCAATCAGACTCTGCTCTCTCTGGCTCGCTTGCGAGGTATCGAAAACGTTAATCCGGAAACCATGGAAGCCGATGTATGGGCCGGCACCCGTTTATCGCAAATTGGTAAGAAGTTGTGGAAACACGATATGTCGATGTTGAACATGTCGGACATCGACTCACAGGCATTTGGCGGTGCACTGGCAACCTCAACCCACGGTACAGGAAAGGATCTCGGCTCTCTGTCGACCCAGGTCACTCAACTGCGAATTGCTGATGCCGCCGGTAATATCACCGAATGCTCGCCAAGCAACAACGCCGATCTGTTCAATGCGGCCCGTAACAACCTGGGTGCGCTGGGTATTGTCACTAAAGCCCGCATCAAAGCCGACAAAGCTTATTATCTGAAAGAACACAGCTGGATGATGTCCAAAGACGAAGGCCTGGAGCGCGCCGAAGAGCTGCGCGACAAGCACCGCCACTATGAAATGTACGCGCTGCCACACGGCGACTACATGCTGGGCATCAGCCTCGACAAAGTTGAAGAAAAAGACATCCCGACCGAGCAACCAAAAGCCAGTGGCGATGCTTATGAAGCTTTCCGGATGTTATCCAATGTCATCGATTACGCTCCGTTTCTGCGCGCCTGGTTAGTGAACATGGGAGCCAGTGGTGTTGAACCGGAAACCCGCTACGGTAAATCGTGGGAGATCTACGGCAATCTGCGTGATATCCGTTTTAATGAAATGGAATACACGGTGCCGGCGGAAGTCGGACCACAGTGTTTACGAGAGATTCTCGACACTATTGAAAAGCAGAATATCCCGGTCGTATTCCCGATCGAAGCACGTTATATCCAGGGTGATGATGTTTGGTTAAGCCCGTTTTATCAACGTGACGGCTTCGCGATCAGCTGCCATAACTTTCACGATAAAGATTATAAAAAGTATTTTGCTGCGATTGAGCCAATTTTCTGGAAATACGACGGCCGACCGCATTGGGGCAAGATTCACACACTGAACGCCAATGAATTTGCCGCCCGCTATGATCGTTTCGATGACTTTAAGCGCATTCGTCAGGAAATGGACCCGGATGGTCGTTTCATGAACGATCACCTGCGTTACACACTGGGCGTTTAG
- a CDS encoding phosphatase PAP2 family protein, with product MMVLNRFNHLRPDLPVWQRVLLGILVFIYFEVGYLWGQRGHNIETSFYGNSEWDALVPLIPEFIVPYTLGYIFVLIPMLLFKHKADYFWGASIFIIGMSLAFLIFKFFPVYMDKDYATGDDIFSRLTYHQQYSDTDYNNCPSLHVSLNLYCWILLFIKFGRPMLWLAWMPVTIMASTVLVKQHLLMDIAAGIAWGGLMGAGFYWARFKLKSSESIGKWLFRLCLVFIVIVLALNLKHMARAFELFSMFVAEGSGVILATVIITVLALLALRLINRNSSKPV from the coding sequence ATGATGGTGTTAAACCGGTTTAATCATTTGCGCCCGGATTTGCCTGTTTGGCAGAGGGTATTGCTGGGTATCCTGGTATTTATCTATTTTGAAGTAGGTTATCTGTGGGGGCAGCGCGGCCATAATATCGAAACGTCATTTTACGGCAACAGCGAGTGGGATGCATTGGTGCCGTTAATTCCGGAGTTTATTGTCCCTTATACGCTTGGGTATATTTTTGTATTGATTCCCATGCTGCTGTTTAAACACAAGGCCGATTATTTCTGGGGGGCCAGTATCTTTATTATTGGCATGTCGTTGGCGTTTCTGATTTTCAAGTTTTTTCCGGTTTATATGGATAAAGATTACGCCACCGGGGATGATATTTTTTCACGGCTCACTTACCACCAACAGTACAGCGATACTGACTACAATAATTGTCCAAGCCTGCATGTATCGTTGAATTTATATTGCTGGATTTTATTGTTTATTAAATTTGGCCGACCAATGTTATGGCTGGCCTGGATGCCTGTTACGATTATGGCATCGACGGTTCTGGTGAAGCAGCATCTACTGATGGATATTGCCGCTGGAATCGCCTGGGGAGGCTTGATGGGGGCTGGCTTTTATTGGGCCCGATTTAAACTGAAAAGCAGTGAATCAATCGGTAAATGGTTATTCCGTCTGTGTCTGGTATTTATTGTGATTGTACTGGCGCTGAATCTTAAGCACATGGCCAGAGCTTTCGAATTATTCAGTATGTTTGTTGCTGAAGGCAGTGGTGTCATTCTGGCAACGGTGATAATTACGGTGCTGGCATTGCTGGCTCTCAGGCTGATTAACCGTAATAGTAGCAAACCCGTATAA
- a CDS encoding alpha/beta hydrolase yields the protein MLINYWQNISDLINGEHWGLSLETVKQRHCLSDSRFIEIDGMQVHYRDVGHGPVLLCIHGIFSSLHNWLDWTDILSNEYRIISLDMPNFGITGAHPNGVTQHLYSDFLNAFTAALDIQQCAIAGNSLGGWMSYEFAYRYPEKVSKLILIDSAGFLFIPPMALVGMGVPFAGWSLNHTALPRQLVHNLVKGTYAQPQKLTDTILDRYYDMMRRPGNRQAGTRVITYIRNHIGFDTSYLAQIQQPTLVMWGKQDKWIPASHLQKFTDRIPGAEAIMYDNCGHLPMEELPQQSAADVRTFLQS from the coding sequence ATGTTAATCAACTACTGGCAGAATATCAGTGACCTGATCAACGGTGAGCACTGGGGCCTGTCACTAGAAACAGTCAAGCAGCGGCATTGTCTTTCCGATTCTCGTTTCATTGAAATCGATGGTATGCAGGTACATTATCGTGATGTCGGCCATGGTCCGGTGCTGTTGTGTATTCATGGCATCTTTTCCTCCCTGCATAACTGGCTCGACTGGACCGATATTCTCAGTAATGAATACCGTATTATCAGTCTCGATATGCCGAACTTTGGTATCACCGGTGCACACCCAAACGGTGTCACCCAACATCTGTACAGTGATTTCCTGAATGCCTTTACCGCTGCTCTGGATATCCAGCAATGTGCGATAGCCGGAAATTCACTGGGTGGCTGGATGAGCTATGAATTCGCTTATCGTTATCCTGAAAAGGTCAGCAAACTGATTCTGATCGACAGTGCCGGATTTCTGTTTATTCCACCGATGGCGCTGGTTGGTATGGGAGTGCCATTCGCAGGCTGGTCTCTCAATCACACTGCGCTACCCCGCCAACTGGTACATAATCTGGTGAAAGGAACGTACGCCCAGCCACAGAAACTGACAGACACCATACTGGATCGTTATTACGACATGATGCGACGCCCGGGAAATCGCCAGGCAGGCACCAGAGTTATTACCTATATCCGTAATCACATCGGCTTCGATACTTCTTACCTTGCGCAGATTCAACAACCCACACTGGTGATGTGGGGCAAACAGGACAAATGGATTCCAGCCAGCCACCTGCAAAAATTTACTGACCGCATTCCAGGCGCCGAAGCCATTATGTATGACAACTGTGGTCATTTGCCGATGGAGGAATTGCCGCAGCAGTCCGCAGCCGATGTCCGAACTTTTTTGCAGAGCTGA